CTTGTTCCGGTGAATGTTGCTTCCCGCTTCGTCTTCATCGCCTTCCTGCCAGAAGGGGTCTTCGGGTGCGATAACGGAAACGCCGAGATTTTCCGGTATTTCGAAAATTCCATTGTCCGCGTCCCTCCCCCGGATAACGACGGAGAACGGCCTGCAGAGTTCATTGGTGTTCGGTATCCAGCGGTCGGGGATGCCGTACATATCCTGCTGAAACACGATGTCGCAGCTTATTCCGGCCACTTCCGGGGATAATTCCGAACCGAGTGTCGTCGCGGCCGCTTCCGCGCTTTCAGGTGAATCGCCAAGCTCGTTGAAGGAGCGGACGGTATAGGTGTATGAGGTCTCCGGCAGCAATGCATACGAATCCTGATACGTCGTCACGTTCGCTTCATTAATAACGATGTCTTCTTCGAGATCGTTCCGCTTTATTTTGAAACCATTTTCATTGTGTGAATTGTCGTTCCAGGCGAGACGTATCCGTTTGTGGGAAACGGCGGCCGCGCTTAAATCAGAAGGAGGAGCCGGGATTGTCTGGGGTGTTTTTATACTTTGGACAGATGTGGCGACGGCGCCTGCGCAATTGACGGAAAGGACCCTGTATGAATACTCCGTATTCGAAAGAATATTGGTGTCGGTAAAACGCCTTGTACTCACGCCGATTTCATCCGCTATTGTTGTAAAATCTTCATCGCCGGTCTTTCTTTCAATCCTGAAGTGGGTGATTTTGTCTTCACTCGAATATTCCCAATCAATGATGATATTGAAAACATCCGTTTCGGGCTCCGTCACTTCAAGGACGAGACCTGACGGACGCGGGGGAGGAACAATACCTTTAACGGTAAACAAAACCTTGTTGACGATATGTGCATATGTTTTCAGATCGTGATAGTAATTGCTTACCGGTAATTCGACAGATGCCCATCCCTGTACTCCGCAGACATGATCGAAAGAAAAAATGTATGCATTCGCGTTAAAATCATCGATAAATTTATTGACAACACGGTTGTTTTCATTCGTATCCGAAAGTCCATCTATTTTCAAGCAATGATCGGTGAGGGGAAAATAAATATTTTCATCATCCTTCATGAAAAGATATGTATTTTCAAGCTGTTCAATGGCGGGCTGATCATATGCTTCAAGACCGTATGCCCCCTGGACAAACAGCAGTTTTTCGTCTTCATTCGCATCAATGGTGAAAAGGTTTAGTAATTTTGAAATCGTCAGGTCGAGTTTGTATATTGGGGGATCGAACGGACTTATATTATCATCAATCAAACAGCTGTCTTTTGTAAATTTGCCGGGATCACAGAGGTATTCATACGGCAAAACGTAAGGTCCTTCCGTAATATTGTGATTGCCGTCAACTTTTGCGACGATTGTATTACGGTCTGCGGGAGGCCAGAAATGAACGGTACTGCCGATAAACGCCCAGTCAGCGTTAGCGGCAGGAGCGGAATCAGGGGTTAACGTCATTTCAAGTACGTAAGTTCCCGGGTTTCCTGAAAAGTTGTATACCAATACCCACCATGTACCGCTTGACGGAAAAGTAATATTTACCTTGTCGTCACCAGTATTTTTCCCATATGCACAATAATCAGTAACAACGCCGTTATTAATTACGGGTAAGGATTCATATTGAATATAAATATCGAAGTCAGTTACTCCTCCCGGACAAGTAACCGTTATTTCCAAATCATCGTAGATTTCATTATCGGGAACGACAATTTTATAAGGAATACTATCATGTCCATTTAATGATCCAGATATTTTTTGTACAATTTTTTGATTTATTTCAGGCAAATTTTCTTTATGCGGTATAAGGAAAAAGAAAAAGGAATAAATCTCTTTCTCGAGCTTTTCATTGTGTATTATGTCATCGTCATTGGTATCTCCAAACAATTTATAAATATGGTATTTGAAGTTGCCGTCATCTTTTTTAATATCATAGATTATTTGATTGTCTGACATGACATTGAAACCTGATTCATTTAAATTAATAAACTTTATATATTCTCCTCCGGTAGGATCAAGATCATTAAGCCGTATCACGTCTTTACCGCTGATGAATATCTTTGCAGTATAAATATCTTCGGGAAAAGTTTTTTTTCTTTCTAATAGTACTTTTATGGCAACCATACGTTCCAGATCGAGTTCCGAATTGTTAAATTCGATCATATAACGTGAATAATTCTCCTCACAATGATTTGTATAAAAATAATCAAGATAAGGTGAATAAAGAATATGGTTATGTAGTCCCGTACACTTTATAGGCCATATTATATCATTATCATAGATGGAAGAAAAAACGACGGTGTCATAACTTAAATAATCCCATAATGAATCATTGCTTGCATTGGGAAGCCCGAAACGTTTGAGTACATCGGAATCCAGCCTGAAATAAGGGTCTCTTCCGCCCTCTCCCTCGAAATATTTTAGAATATCCGTACTATATTCACATTCTTTTCCTGTGAGAAAATAGTATAATCCTTTTACCAATTCCTGTAATGTATATCCCGGATTCTCTTTCTTTCCGAATAATTCCACTATTTTACCTAAATTAATTAT
This window of the Spirochaetales bacterium genome carries:
- a CDS encoding fibronectin type III domain-containing protein codes for the protein MDDFDGDGIINTEDPYPLDACYPGNFIKSVDIPLIGNYDYTEADFDIYTITGNKVLTLGTIGFNINDYLENFCKALLDENYNENGSSYYSDTQRINLGFSQNNELKLYISSLNNKCDAESLLYELLDNGNYYDRDYKQGYEQSNLPNESIINLGKIVELFGKKENPGYTLQELVKGLYYFLTGKECEYSTDILKYFEGEGGRDPYFRLDSDVLKRFGLPNASNDSLWDYLSYDTVVFSSIYDNDIIWPIKCTGLHNHILYSPYLDYFYTNHCEENYSRYMIEFNNSELDLERMVAIKVLLERKKTFPEDIYTAKIFISGKDVIRLNDLDPTGGEYIKFINLNESGFNVMSDNQIIYDIKKDDGNFKYHIYKLFGDTNDDDIIHNEKLEKEIYSFFFFLIPHKENLPEINQKIVQKISGSLNGHDSIPYKIVVPDNEIYDDLEITVTCPGGVTDFDIYIQYESLPVINNGVVTDYCAYGKNTGDDKVNITFPSSGTWWVLVYNFSGNPGTYVLEMTLTPDSAPAANADWAFIGSTVHFWPPADRNTIVAKVDGNHNITEGPYVLPYEYLCDPGKFTKDSCLIDDNISPFDPPIYKLDLTISKLLNLFTIDANEDEKLLFVQGAYGLEAYDQPAIEQLENTYLFMKDDENIYFPLTDHCLKIDGLSDTNENNRVVNKFIDDFNANAYIFSFDHVCGVQGWASVELPVSNYYHDLKTYAHIVNKVLFTVKGIVPPPRPSGLVLEVTEPETDVFNIIIDWEYSSEDKITHFRIERKTGDEDFTTIADEIGVSTRRFTDTNILSNTEYSYRVLSVNCAGAVATSVQSIKTPQTIPAPPSDLSAAAVSHKRIRLAWNDNSHNENGFKIKRNDLEEDIVINEANVTTYQDSYALLPETSYTYTVRSFNELGDSPESAEAAATTLGSELSPEVAGISCDIVFQQDMYGIPDRWIPNTNELCRPFSVVIRGRDADNGIFEIPENLGVSVIAPEDPFWQEGDEDEAGSNIHRNK